From the Caloenas nicobarica isolate bCalNic1 chromosome 2, bCalNic1.hap1, whole genome shotgun sequence genome, the window TTCATGCTCTAGTCATAAGAGGAAATTACTCCTTTCTCTCCCCAAACCAGGACAAATAAGGTAGTTTCACTGCTTCTTTTTGTCTCTTAAAACAGAAGTGTCCACAGCAGGAGTTTAGTTATTGAGTTGATTTTCACCAAAATTTTGGTTTGATTATCGCTGTTCTTAGAAGTAGCTGCTGGAGAACAGCACAAGGtttgcagaaagaaatggaTGACAAGCCTCATGTACCCGATTTGGATGAGAACTACTCATATGAATATCCTGTCAATGAAAGCAACGTCTGCGAAATGGGcagctattttctgttttacactCATCTCACTACTGTCATCTACACTCTGGCATTTTTGCTCAGCCTGCTAGGAAACACTCTAGTGTTATGCATCCTATTCAAATATGAAAACCTGACATCTTTAACGAACGTCTTCATCCTGAATCTATGTGTCTCTGATTTAGTCTtctcctgcatgctgcctttctGGGCAGTGGACCAGTCCTTTGGGTGGATTTTTGGTGAgttcctctgcaaagcagcaaatACGGTCTTCTCCATTGGCTACTACAGCGGCGTTTTCTTTCTGACTCTCATGACTATTCTGCGGTACTTGGCTGTAGTGAACCCCCTCTCAACTTTGAGATCCCAGACGCAGTGTTGTGGTTTTCTGGTGAGCTTGGTTGTATGGACTATTAGCATATTAGTTGTGGTTCCTGAGATTATTCACACCACAGTGCAAGAAACCTTGGAAGGCAGCAAGACCTGCGATTATGCTgactggaaatggaaaaaggtGGACATTTATCAGAGAAATGTactcttcttgttttcctttggagtTATTGTATTCTGTTACTTCAAGATACTGATAATCCTACTCAGAGCAAGATCTCGGAGAAAGCACAGAACTGTGAAACTCATCCTTATTATtgtggtggcttttttcctgAGCTGGGCACCTTACAACATCCTCAGCTTCCTGATTACTTTTCCACCACCTACCTGTCAGTATCAAAAAGACTCCAACCTTGCCTTTCACATCAGCCGTAAAATTGCTTTCTCCCACTGCTGCCTCAATCCTGTGCTCTATGTATTTGTCGGAGTCAAGTTCAAGAGGCATTTGTTACATTTATGCAGTCAGTGTTTACCCTGTGGGAACAGTCAAGTCACCAGCCCCAGGATCTGCTCTCAAGACAAATTCCACTATGAAGATGCATCCGTCTACTGAAGCGAGACCTAACTACTAGCACTGATCTGTGATGaactttcagattttaaaaaccatGGATAATCTCTAATTCTCAGATGCACTTGCCCGAGAAAGACAGGCAAATTTAGTCTTTGTAAACATGCTGTGTAtggaaagtaataaaaaaaaaaaagtacgtGCAGTGGAATGGAGAATTGAGAATGCTGAGAAATTACTTCATTGGCCTGTAAGTTTTATCTTTATGATTTTTTGCACAGTGAGATGAATTTTCTCtcatttataatttcttttttaaaaacaacaagaggttttctttttccattggGAGCTAAAACATCAGATTTTAACATACATGGTGTGGCATGTTGCTTTCTTGCCTGACTTAAAATACTTGGATTGTATAGAGCAATAGACACATGTATTTCTGTAGCTTTTATTGCTTTACAGTGTTTACCAGTACTGAACTCACTGTATTGTCTCTTTTTGGGGCTCTCAGGATTTACTGGAT encodes:
- the XCR1 gene encoding chemokine XC receptor 1 translates to MDDKPHVPDLDENYSYEYPVNESNVCEMGSYFLFYTHLTTVIYTLAFLLSLLGNTLVLCILFKYENLTSLTNVFILNLCVSDLVFSCMLPFWAVDQSFGWIFGEFLCKAANTVFSIGYYSGVFFLTLMTILRYLAVVNPLSTLRSQTQCCGFLVSLVVWTISILVVVPEIIHTTVQETLEGSKTCDYADWKWKKVDIYQRNVLFLFSFGVIVFCYFKILIILLRARSRRKHRTVKLILIIVVAFFLSWAPYNILSFLITFPPPTCQYQKDSNLAFHISRKIAFSHCCLNPVLYVFVGVKFKRHLLHLCSQCLPCGNSQVTSPRICSQDKFHYEDASVY